From a region of the Mercurialis annua linkage group LG1-X, ddMerAnnu1.2, whole genome shotgun sequence genome:
- the LOC126669013 gene encoding uncharacterized protein LOC126669013 translates to MLASTTDLLPHKKPLQIKEDDKFFCRLLSKETSMANPSFRVYHGGIAVTVPFTWESQPGTPKHSLSEATLPPLTPPPSYFSNAKQRPVKKHSRSNLFHFLFSRIHHKKTSKTMDEPRDNNYLSSSASSLSSSPSFASSASSSWSFWTATPTRKCRNGSVRSRFSSFDSRALIFEEQEFESPNSTLCFGGSRGNRW, encoded by the coding sequence ATGCTAGCCAGTACCACAGATCTTCTTCCTCACAAAAAACCACTCCAAATCAAAGAAGATGACAAATTCTTCTGCAGACTTCTCTCAAAAGAAACATCAATGGCGAACCCATCATTCAGAGTCTACCATGGAGGAATTGCAGTAACTGTTCCATTCACATGGGAGTCACAACCTGGTACTCCTAAACACTCCTTGTCCGAAGCCACACTCCCTCCATTAACACCACCTCCTTCATATTTCTCCAATGCGAAACAAAGACCCGTCAAGAAACACTCAAGATCCAATCTGTTTCACTTCCTTTTCTCAAGAATCCATCACAAGAAAACCAGTAAGACCATGGACGAGCCAAGAGATAACAATTATTTATCTTCTTCCGCTTCGAGTTTAAGTTCATCACCATCTTTCGCGTCTTCTGCTTCGTCTTCTTGGTCGTTTTGGACCGCTACTCCTACTAGGAAATGTAGAAATGGATCAGTGAGGAGTAGATTTTCTTCATTTGATTCAAGGGCTTTGATTTTTGAGGAGCAAGAATTTGAGTCACCTAATTCTACCTTGTGCTTTGGTGGTAGTAGAGGAAATAGATGGTGA
- the LOC126680551 gene encoding peroxidase 2-like: MASCFSKLGLYALLIISVAVASSAYTPLLSPDYYNTICPQALPTIKQIIDAVVYNEPRMGASLLRLHFHDCFVNGCDASLLLDPSPSIDSEKNAAANFNSARGFEVIDQIKLAVDKVCGHPVVSCADILTLAARDSVVALGGPSWIVSLGRRDSTTANRTQANRDIPSPFMDLSDLITNFKNQGLDEKDLVALSGGHTLGFAKCLLFKDRIYNDINTIDPTFAKERRLTCPLAGGDLNLAPFDPTPAHFDSAYFTALTEKKGLLHSDQQLFLGGSTDGLVRTYSYDVKTFSADFAASMIKMGNIKPLTGEQGQIRIDCRKVNY, from the exons ATGGCTTCTTGTTTCAGCAAGCTCGGTCTCTATGCCTTGCTCATAATTTCTGTTGCTGTAGCTTCTTCAGCTTATACTCCATTGCTCTCTCCTGATTACTATAACACAATTTGTCCACAAGCTTTACCAACAATTAAACAAATCATTGATGCTGTGGTGTATAACGAACCACGAATGGGCGCTTCTCTGTTGCGTCTGCATTTCCACGACTGTTTTGTTAAT GGTTGTGATGCGTCGCTACTTTTGGATCCTTCGCCTAGTATTGATAGTGAGAAGAATGCAGCTGCTAACTTCAATTCTGCTAGAGGATTTGAGGTTATCGACCAAATTAAGTTGGCTGTAGACAAAGTTTGTGGTCATCCTGTGGTCTCATGTGCTGACATTTTAACTCTTGCAGCTCGTGATTCTGTAGTTGCG CTTGGTGGACCATCATGGATAGTGTCACTAGGAAGAAGAGACTCAACAACAGCAAACAGAACTCAAGCAAACAGAGACATCCCATCACCATTCATGGACCTCTCTGACCTAATTACAAACTTCAAGAACCAAGGTCTCGACGAGAAAGATCTCGTCGCTCTCTCCGGGGGCCATACATTAGGGTTTGCAAAGTGTTTATTGTTCAAAGACCGTATCTACAACGACATTAACACTATTGACCCTACGTTTGCAAAAGAACGTAGATTGACTTGTCCATTAGCTGGTGGCGATTTAAATCTCGCACCCTTCGATCCAACTCCTGCACATTTCGACTCGGCTTACTTCACAGCCTTGACTGAGAAGAAAGGTCTGCTTCATTCTGATCAGCAACTTTTTTTGGGTGGTTCCACCGATGGATTAGTAAGGACTTATAGCTATGATGTCAAAACTTTTTCTGCGGATTTTGCTGCGTCTATGATCAAGATGGGGAACATTAAACCTTTAACAGGCGAGCAAGGTCAAATTCGCATAGATTGCAGGAAGGTGAACTACTAA
- the LOC126661051 gene encoding peroxidase 2-like → MASCFSKFCLYALLILSVAALASSSASPLLSSTYYNRICPKALPTIKHFIEVAVSKEPRMGASLLRLHFHDCFVNGCDASILLDSSPSIDSEKNALANLNSARGFEVIDQIKVAVDKICGRSVVSCADILTVAARDSVVALGGPTWTVPLGRRDSTTASRTQANRDIPSPFMDLPALIKNFKNQGLNEKDLVALSGGHTLGFSKCLLFKDRIYNDTKTIDPMFAKQRRLTCPKTGGDTNLAPFDPTPAHFDSAYFTALTKRKGLLHSDQQLFVGGSTDGLVRTYSYNVKVFSADFAKSMIKMGNIKPLTGKQGQIRLNCRKVNNYY, encoded by the exons ATGGCTTCTTGTTTCAGCAAATTCTGTCTCTATGCTTTGCTCATATTGTCTGTTGCTGCCCTAGCAAGTTCTTCAGCTTCTCCACTGCTTTCTTCTACTTACTACAACAGAATTTGTCCGAAAGCTTTACCAACGATTAAACATTTCATTGAAGTTGCAGTGTCTAAAGAACCCCGAATGGGCGCTTCCTTGTTGCGTCTGCATTTCCATGACTGTTTCGTTAAT GGTTGTGACGCATCGATTCTTTTGGATTCTTCACCCAGCATTGATAGTGAAAAGAATGCACTTGCTAATTTAAATTCTGCTAGAGGATTTGAGGTTATTGACCAGATTAAGGTGGCTGTAGACAAAATTTGTGGACGTTCTGTGGTCTCATGTGCTGACATTTTAACTGTTGCAGCTCGCGATTCTGTAGTTGCG CTTGGAGGGCCAACATGGACAGTTCCACTAGGAAGAAGAGACTCAACAACAGCAAGCAGGACTCAAGCAAACAGAGACATTCCCTCACCATTCATGGACCTCCCTGCCCTAATTAAAAACTTCAAGAACCAAGGTCTCAACGAGAAAGATCTCGTTGCTCTCTCCGGGGGCCATACATTAGGGTTTTCAAAGTGTTTATTGTTCAAAGACCGAATCTACAACGACACGAAAACCATCGACCCTATGTTTGCAAAACAACGTAGATTGACTTGTCCGAAAACTGGAGGTGACACGAATCTTGCACCTTTCGATCCAACTCCTGCACATTTCGACTCGGCTTACTTCACCGCCTTGACCAAGAGAAAAGGTCTGCTTCATTCTGATCAACAGCTTTTTGTAGGCGGGTCCACGGATGGATTAGTAAGAACTTATAGCTATAATGTCAAAGTTTTTTCTGCGGATTTTGCGAAGTCTATGATCAAGATGGGGAATATAAAGCCATTAACAGGCAAGCAAGGTCAAATTCGTTTGAACTGTAGGAAGGTTAATAATTATTACTGA
- the LOC126664803 gene encoding aspartate aminotransferase, mitochondrial-like, protein MWRSYQSMRRTISRSSCFSTSTTKWWDHVAPAPVDPITSVTQAFLADPAPTKINLGVGAYRDDEGKPVILQCVRQAEAKIAGSDFLESVSSSVSSKLVEESVKLVYGQDSDVVAEGRFAGVQALSGTGACRLFAEFQRRSYPESRIYLPDPTWSNHHNIWRDAQVPCRTFCYYDTGSKGLNFAALIDDIKNAPDGSFFLLHPCAHNPTGVDPTEEQWREISYHIKVKNHFPFFDMAYQGFASGDLDRDALSIRIFLEDGHLIGCAQSFAKNMGLYGHRVGCLSILCNNRKEAVAIKSQLQNIARAMYSSPPVHGILLVSTVLSDPDIKELWIQEVKAMANRIREMRTDLHESLLRLGSSLDWEHITNQVGMFCFSGLTAEQVNRIVSEYHVYMTIDGRMSMAGVTTGNVKYLANAIHEVTK, encoded by the exons ATGTGGAGATCATATCAATCAATGAGAAGAACAATATCAAGATCATCATGCTTCTCTACTTCTACTACCAAATGGTGGGACCATGTGGCCCCTGCTCCTGTGGACCCTATCACCAGTGTCACTCAAGCTTTTCTTGCTGACCCTGCTCCTACCAAGATCAATCTTGGAGTG GGAGCTTATAGGGATGATGAAGGCAAACCTGTTATACTGCAATGTGTTCGACAAGCTGAGGCTAAGATTGCCGGTTCTGACTTCTT GGAGTCTGTTTCATCTTCAGTGAGTTCAAAATTGGTCGAAGAGAGTGTTAAATTAGTTTACGGTCAGGATTCAGATGTTGTAGCAGAAGGGAGATTTGCTGGAGTTCAAGCACTCTCTGGAACTGGGGCATGTCGCCTCTTTGCCGAGTTTCAGAGACGTTCCTATCCTGAATCTCGAATTTATTTGCCCGATCCTACATGGTCCAA CCACCATAATATATGGAGAGACGCCCAAGTTCCCTGCCGTACTTTTTGCTACTACGATACGGGTTCAAAGGGTTTAAACTTTGCTGCTCTCATTGATGATATCAAG AACGCCCCGGATGGCTCATTTTTCCTGCTTCACCCTTGTGCTCACAACCCTACCGGGGTTGATCCTACTGAGGAACAATGGAGAGAAATTTCATATCATATCAAG GTAAAGAATCATTTCCCCTTCTTCGACATGGCCTATCAAGGTTTCGCAAGCGGAGACCTTGACAGGGATGCTCTGTCCATCCGTATATTCCTCGAAGACGGACACTTGATAGGCTGTGCCCAATCCTTTGCAAAGAACATGGGACTATACGGACACCGAGTTGGCTGTCTCAG TATTCTCTGTAATAATAGAAAAGAAGCAGTTGCAATTAAAAGCCAATTGCAGAATATTGCAAGGGCAATGTATAGCAGCCCTCCAGTTCATGGCATTTTACTAGTCTCAACTGTCCTGAGTGATCCAGATATTAAGGAACTTTGGATTCAAGAGGTTAAG GCCATGGCAAATCGCATTCGAGAAATGCGGACTGATCTGCACGAAAGCCTTCTAAGATTAGGATCTTCTCTCGATTGGGAACATATAACAAACCAG GTCGGGATGTTTTGCTTCTCCGGCTTAACTGCGGAACAGGTCAACCGGATAGTGAGCGAATACCATGTTTACATGACTATTGATGGACGCATGAg TATGGCCGGTGTTACGACAGGCAATGTAAAATATTTAGCAAATGCAATACATGAGGTCACCAAATAA